A region of Vigna radiata var. radiata cultivar VC1973A chromosome 6, Vradiata_ver6, whole genome shotgun sequence DNA encodes the following proteins:
- the LOC106763493 gene encoding rust resistance kinase Lr10, translating to MLSFQKLSLLLTLLFLIWKPATGKNHCANKCGHVHIEFPFYLRNKNLNHSTDYPPEFGLLCTQKNVPILELLAVPIQLFVRKIHYKSTLIETYDPQNCLPNQLLKLGNASIFPLRFQKYYPHKFNFSFFRCDSLTCPIFLLQSDNGVDDPRLVSCTKLKDVSTEWWYRYHEDRLLLEWPEPDCGDCEAQGQKCKWKNGTNGATECHACRTKRIPTSTVIYIAVGGVVGLMLLLLLVKALFYAYDYYVKRGEDQTRIEKFLEDYRAMKPTRFTYADIKRITNGFSESLGEGSHGAVFKGMLSREILVAVKILKDTVGDGKDFINEVRAIGKIHHVHIVRLLGFCADEFHRALVYDFFPNGSLQRFLAPADNKDVFLGWEKLQQIALGVGRGIEYLHLGCDHRILHFDINPHNVLLDNLFVPKITDFGLAKLCPKNQSTVSMTAARGTLGYIAPEVFSRNFGNVSYKSDIYSYGMLLLEMIGGRKNTNVSVEDSFQVLYPEWIHNLLEGRDVQISLEDEGDAKIAKKLAIVGLWCIQWNPADRPSMKTVVQMLEGHGCELVAPASPFHISGSSTTNTVLPARPQNLELEVIHEIEENNIDQF from the exons ATGCTCAGTTTTCAGAAGCTATCTCTTCTATTGACGCTGCTGTTTCTGATATGGAAACCTGCGACCGGCAAGAACCACTGCGCCAATAAATGTGGCCACGTGCACATTGAATTTCCATTTTATCTCAGAAACAAAAACTTGAATCACTCCACCGACTACCCCCCTGAGTTCGGTCTGTTATGCACCCAAAAAAATGTGCCCATTCTGGAGCTGCTGGCTGTTCCAATACAATTGTTTGTCAGAAAAATTCATTACAAATCTACTCTAATTGAAACATATGACCCCCAAAATTGCCTTCCCAATCAACTCTTGAAACTCGGCAACGCATCCATCTTTCCATTGCGATTTCAGAAATATTATCCTCACAAGTTTAACTTTTCCTTCTTCCGTTGCGATTCACTGACGTGCCCAATTTTTCTACTACAATCCGACAACGGCGTCGATGACCCCCGATTGGTATCCTGCACGAAGCTGAAAGATGTTTCCACCGAATGGTGGTATCGGTATCATGAGGATAGGCTGCTTTTGGAATGGCCCGAACCTGACTGTGGAGACTGTGAAGCACAAGGCCAAAAATGTAAATGGAAGAATGGTACTAACGGTGCAACTGAATGTCATGCTTGCCGAACAAAACGGATTCCAACGTCAACTGTCATCTACATAGCTGTAG GGGGAGTAGTTGGTTTGATGCTTTTGCTGCTACTGGTCAAGGCATTGTTTTATGCGTATGACTATTATGTGAAGAGAGGAGAAGACCAGACTCGAATAGAGAAATTCTTGGAGGATTACAGGGCAATGAAGCCTACCAGGTTCACTTACGCTGACATCAAGAGAATCACAAATGGTTTTAGTGAGAGTTTAGGGGAAGGATCTCATGGAGCAGTGTTCAAAGGAATGCTCTCTCGTGAAATTCTTGTTGCTGTGAAGATTCTCAAAGACACAGTGGGAGATGGGAAGGATTTCATAAATGAAGTGAGGGCCATTGGGAAAATTCATCACGTTCACATTGTTCGTCTGCTTGGTTTCTGCGCAGATGAGTTCCACCGTGCTCTCGTCTACGATTTCTTTCCAAATGGGTCGTTGCAGAGATTCTTGGCTCCAGCGGACAACAAGGATGTTTTCCTTGGTTGGGAGAAGTTGCAACAAATTGCTCTTGGTGTTGGCAGAGGAATTGAGTATCTCCACCTCGGCTGTGATCATAGAATTCTTCATTTTGACATCAATCCTCACAATGTTTTGCTAGATAACCTTTTTGTCCCAAAAATCACTGATTTTGGACTAGCCAAATTGTGTCCAAAAAATCAGAGCACGGTGTCGATGACTGCAGCCAGGGGAACTTTGGGCTACATTGCCCCTGAAGTTTTCTCTCGGAATTTTGGTAATGTGTCTTACAAGTCTGACATTTACAGCTATGGAATGTTGCTGTTAGAAATGATTGGAGGAAGAAAGAATACCAATGTCTCAGTTGAGGACAGTTTCCAAGTTCTGTACCCGGAGTGGATCCACAACTTGTTGGAAGGAAGGGATGTGCAAATTAGCCTTGAGGACGAGGGAGATGCTAAAATTGCCAAGAAACTTGCCATTGTAGGACTTTGGTGCATTCAATGGAACCCAGCAGATCGTCCTTCCATGAAAACTGTGGTACAAATGCTTGAAGGGCATGGATGTGAATTAGTAGCACCCGCTTCTCCTTTTCATATTTCTGGTTCTTCTACAACAAATACCGTTCTTCCAGCAAGACCTCAAAATTTAGAGTTGGAAGTTATTCATGAAATAGAAGAAAACAATATCGATCAATTTTAG